A genomic window from Brassica oleracea var. oleracea cultivar TO1000 chromosome C8, BOL, whole genome shotgun sequence includes:
- the LOC106310277 gene encoding uncharacterized protein LOC106310277, translating into MCLIVFGIGIGAFFRDLSTRTLKEEVVEQLQENIPILLCNLEKIFPPGFFDVMEHLAIHLPYEALLRGPVHYGWMYQYERAMKYLKGKAKNLAKVEGSIIAGSLTEEVSHFTSYYFASKVRTRRRAPRRYDDGGVAPTYAVVGVPEIFSQIGRLGGKSKQVWWSSEEDAHSAHTYILLNCEDPLMRYFESMFVSQVKETFPGISTSDVDKRKDQHFVKWLKNQVLIKYF; encoded by the exons ATGTGTTTAATTGTTTTTGGAATAGGCATTGGAGCATTTTTCAGGGATTTGAGCACACGCACTCTTAAAGAAGAAGTCGTAGAACAGCTTCAGGAGAACATTCCTATCTTATTGTGCAACTTGGAGAAGATATTTCCTCCAGGCTTTTTTGACGTGATGGAGCATCTAGCTATCCACCTCCCATATGAGGCATTGCTTCGTGGACCGGTACATTACGGATGGATGTATCAGTACGAGCGAGCCATGAAATATTTGAAGGGAAAAGCAAAGAACCTCGCCAAAGTTGAAGGTTCTATAATTGCTGGAAGTTTGACAGAAGAAGTTTCTCACTTCACATCGTACTACTTTGCGTCAAAAGTACGTACCCGAAGAAGAGCTCCAAGAAGATATGATGATGGTGGCGTTGCGCCCACATATGCAGTTGTTGGTGTTCCAGAAATCTTTAGCCAGATTGGACGACTTGGTGGGAAATCAAAACAGGTTTGGTGGTCGAGTGAAGAAGACGCTCATAGTGCACACACCTATATTCTACTCAATTGCGAGGATCCATTGATGCGTTATTTTGAAAG CATGTTTGTTTCACAAGTCAAAGAAACATTTCCTGGTATATCCACAAGTGACGTAGACAAAAGAAAAGATCAACACTTTGTTAAGTGGTTGAAGAATCAGGTATTAATCAAATACTTTTAA